The following proteins are co-located in the Malus sylvestris chromosome 13, drMalSylv7.2, whole genome shotgun sequence genome:
- the LOC126597812 gene encoding uncharacterized protein LOC126597812, which yields MIAWVYEEFLLVKSENGFHCFATRTASKESCHFLFSLTLFCTQLSYRERERGRRERKEAMGEGKGSTLVHLLVVVLSLVAFGFAIAAERQRSVGEIRTDVGTNETYCVYNSDVATGYGVGGFLFLLSGESLLMGVTKCMCFGRPLAPGGNRAWSIIYFISSWTTFLVAEACLIAGATKNAYHTKYREMIYAQNFSCEALRKGVFISGAVFVVATMILNVYYYMYFTKATAAQAAHKANRSSSTVGMTGYA from the exons ATGATCGCGTGGGTCTATGAGGAGTTTCTTTTAGTGAAAAGTGAAAACGGCTTCCATTGCTTTGCAACTCGCACTGCGTCCAAAGAAAGTTGTCACTTTTTGTTCAGTCTCACTCTTTTTTGTACTCAACTTTcctacagagagagagagagagggagacggGAGAGGAAGGAAGCCATGGGAGAAGGAAAGGGTTCGACTTTGGTGCACCTGCTGGTGGTGGTGCTGAGCTTAGTAGCCTTCGGGTTCGCCATTGCTGCCGAGAGACAAAGAAGTGTG GGCGAAATACGTACAGATGTTGGAACGAATGAAACGTACTGTGTGTATAATTCAGATGTTGCAACTGGTTATGGAGTAGGCGGTTTCTTGTTTCTTCTCTCAGGCGAATCACTCCTCATGGGTGTCACGAAATGCATGTGTTTTGGCAGACCCTTGGCCCCTGGTGGAAATCGAGCTTGGtccattatatattttatttcatcATG GACAACTTTCCTGGTTGCGGAAGCTTGTCTCATTGCCGGTGCTACAAAAAATGCGTATCACACCAAGTACCGGGAAATGATATATGCTCAGAACTTCTCCTGTGAAGCATTGCGAAAAGGCGTTTTCATTTCTGGAGCAGTATTTGTGGTTGCGACTATGATTCTCAACGTGTATTACTACATGTACTTCAC